A segment of the Catenuloplanes nepalensis genome:
GGGTCTGCACCGACACCGACGCGGATGTTCTCGACGCCATGATCGCCGAATGGACCACCACCCAGACGTCCGCGGCAACGGGGACAGGAATGCAGCTACGCCTGGACGGCAAAACCGTCCGCGGCGCCGTCGATGCTGACGGCGGTCAACTGCATCTGCTGTCCGCTCTCGCCGGCCCGGCACAACCCGCCACGGCTGCCGTCATCGTCGCTCAGGCACCGACCGACGGTGCCAAGGGCAGCGAATCGGCCACCGCCCAGGCCATGCCGGAAACCCTTGACCTGCGCGGGCTCACCGTGACCGCAGATGCGTTACACACCGTCAAGGCCACCGGCAACCTGATCCACTCCTGCGGCGGCCAGTTCGTCCTGCCGGTGGAAGAGAACCGACAGGCACTGTTCGACGCGATCAACGCCCTGCCCTGGGCCGACACCCCGATCGCCCATCACAGCATCGACACCGGCCACGGCCGCACGACCCGCCGCACCATCCGCGTCCTGCCCGCCCCGCCCGAACTACCGTTCCCGCATGTCGTTTCTTTTAGCGTCGTGGGCATCCGGACGTGGCGGCTACTGCCGGGAATGGCGTAGCGGCCGTGTCCGCATCGACCACGTCCGCATCGAGGTCTCGGACATTGTCGCCTAGCGCGGCGTCAAGTTCTGCCCGGCGGGTTTTTGCCCGTGATGCGGCGGACTGGCCGCGCCGCCGTCGTGCCCGCGGTCACGTCGTCAACTGCGCGGCGTGCACGCGCGG
Coding sequences within it:
- a CDS encoding ISAs1 family transposase; its protein translation is MTAGRRRGRDHPVAVVLALATVAGSKGYTAMAGSVEDVPAEVVASLYLRASARPAGRPSRSTIWRVCTDTDADVLDAMIAEWTTTQTSAATGTGMQLRLDGKTVRGAVDADGGQLHLLSALAGPAQPATAAVIVAQAPTDGAKGSESATAQAMPETLDLRGLTVTADALHTVKATGNLIHSCGGQFVLPVEENRQALFDAINALPWADTPIAHHSIDTGHGRTTRRTIRVLPAPPELPFPHVVSFSVVGIRTWRLLPGMA